The Trichomycterus rosablanca isolate fTriRos1 chromosome 15, fTriRos1.hap1, whole genome shotgun sequence genome contains a region encoding:
- the LOC134328370 gene encoding histone H2A-like, which produces MSGRGKTGKTGGKTRAKAKTRSSRAGLQFPVGRVHRLLRKGNYAHRVGAGAPVYLAAVLEYLTAEILELAGNAARDNKKSRIIPRHLQLAVRNDEELNRLLGGVTIAQGGVLPNIQAVLLPKKTEKAAKAK; this is translated from the coding sequence GAAAGACCGGTGGTAAGACTAGGGCTAAAGCCAAGACTCGCTCATCCCGTGCCGGCCTTCAGTTCCCTGTGGGCCGTGTTCACAGACTGCTACGTAAGGGTAATTACGCCCAccgtgtgggagctggtgctcctgtctacttggctgccgtgctggagtatctgaccgctgagatcctcgagttggctggtaacgccgccagagataacaagaagtctcgtatcatccctcgtcatctgcagttggccgtgcgtaacgacgaggagctgaacagactgcttggaggtgtaaccatcgctcagggcggtgtgctgcctaacatccaggctgttctgtTACCCAAGAAGACCGAGAAAGCAGCCAAGGCCAAGTAA